From the genome of Seriola aureovittata isolate HTS-2021-v1 ecotype China chromosome 6, ASM2101889v1, whole genome shotgun sequence, one region includes:
- the si:ch73-389b16.1 gene encoding uncharacterized protein si:ch73-389b16.1 produces the protein MLKSFFKKLHLASYVHRLLCRKPFSVQVLQVGLFRSLTPDMSKYHSELTQREQELLKMRRDSDTKAAQLVKMEKMLQQTKNLMEKKPEPGSDSMGYQENMVEDLEEKVRSSRRYRRNSLHHTQMLESQMKTVKGELVGTLDHLQELRNVLRRSQQKAEERKAAMEKLAAGLR, from the exons ATGTTGAAATCGTTTTTTAAGAAGCTTCATCTTGCGTCTTATGTCCACCGGCTGTTGTGTCGTAAGCCATTCAGTGTCCAGGTGTTGCAGGTTGGGCTGTTCAGATCTTTAACACCAGATATGAGTAAGTATCACAGTGAGCTGACCCAGAGGGAGCAGGAGTTACTGAAAATGCGTCGAGACAGCGACACTAAAGCCGCTCAACTTGTCAAGATGGAGAAGATGCTGCAGcagaccaagaacctgatggaaAAGAAGCCAGAGCCTGGTTCAGATAGCATGGGCTACCAGGAGAACATGG TGGAGGATCTGGAGGAAAAAGTGCGCTCCAGCAGACGGTACAGGAGAAACTCCCTccatcacacacagatgctggAGAGCcagatgaaaacagtgaaaggtGAGTTGGTGGGCACACTGGACCATCTACAGGAGCTGAGGAACGTCTTGCGTCGCTCACAGCAGAAAGCAGAAGAGCGCAAAGCGGCGATGGAGAAGCTGGCAGCGGGGCTCAGGTGA